One window of Silvimonas iriomotensis genomic DNA carries:
- the sdhD gene encoding succinate dehydrogenase, hydrophobic membrane anchor protein translates to MVNRHVIGAHYGLRDWLAQRVTAVVMLVYTLAVVVFLLAAHNQGFDGWKALFACTWVKVLTQITVLALLWHAWIGVRDIWMDYIQPVGVRLTMHVLTLVWLLGSLIYSVKVVWGA, encoded by the coding sequence ATGGTAAATCGTCACGTCATCGGCGCGCATTATGGTCTGCGTGACTGGCTGGCCCAGCGCGTCACCGCCGTGGTCATGCTGGTTTATACGCTGGCTGTCGTCGTGTTTTTGCTGGCCGCCCACAATCAGGGTTTTGATGGCTGGAAAGCCTTGTTCGCCTGTACCTGGGTGAAAGTGCTGACCCAGATCACCGTCCTTGCGCTGTTGTGGCATGCCTGGATTGGCGTGCGCGATATCTGGATGGATTACATCCAGCCCGTCGGCGTGCGTTTGACCATGCACGTGCTCACGCTGGTATGGCTGCTGGGCAGCCTCATTTATTCCGTTAAAGTGGTGTGGGGTGCCTGA
- the sdhC gene encoding succinate dehydrogenase, cytochrome b556 subunit, with the protein MSQTRPKHLALWQIRLPIPGIVSILHRASGALMFVAIPFMLYALAGSLSSAEHFDAFRACIANPLVKILLLVVLWGFLHHACAGVRFLLLDVHKGLDLATARLTAKLVLVVSLALTVIIGGLTW; encoded by the coding sequence ATGAGTCAAACAAGACCCAAGCACCTCGCGCTGTGGCAAATCAGATTGCCGATACCGGGGATAGTCTCGATTCTGCATCGCGCCAGTGGGGCGCTGATGTTTGTAGCGATTCCCTTCATGTTGTATGCCCTCGCAGGTTCCCTCTCTTCCGCGGAGCACTTTGATGCGTTTCGCGCCTGTATTGCCAACCCGCTCGTAAAAATCCTGTTGCTGGTCGTGCTGTGGGGCTTTTTGCATCACGCCTGTGCCGGTGTCCGCTTCTTGCTGCTGGATGTGCACAAGGGTCTTGATCTGGCCACTGCCCGCCTGACTGCAAAACTGGTGCTGGTCGTGAGCCTGGCGCTGACTGTCATCATCGGGGGTCTGACATGGTAA
- a CDS encoding GntR family transcriptional regulator, which translates to MKKLIAQSLYQQVMREVLTDIETGMWQGDEALPSEQELAQRFGVSQGTVRKALDVLVASNVLYRRQGVGTFVTDAGDDLGNMRFAALNEHAARAPKVEVLSCVKIHAGEYLAEVLNLRRSAPLWQIRRLVRVEGEVIGVDESLLSEVTFPALDMRRLRELGGNIRAMCWRDYRVRLKGSDIRYRAVPAAQTEARLLQIEVNEPVLQVIRLSKDFEDVPQVWSAAWFCSEKYALQSVEMIG; encoded by the coding sequence ATGAAAAAGCTCATTGCCCAATCGCTCTATCAACAGGTGATGCGTGAGGTTCTCACTGATATTGAAACCGGCATGTGGCAAGGCGATGAAGCCCTGCCCAGCGAGCAAGAACTGGCTCAGCGTTTCGGTGTCAGTCAGGGAACCGTCCGCAAAGCGCTGGATGTCCTCGTGGCCAGCAATGTGTTGTATCGGCGCCAGGGTGTGGGCACGTTTGTCACCGACGCAGGGGACGATCTGGGGAACATGCGGTTTGCGGCGCTCAATGAGCATGCGGCAAGAGCCCCCAAGGTTGAAGTGCTGAGTTGCGTGAAAATTCATGCCGGCGAATACCTTGCAGAAGTGCTGAATCTGCGCCGTAGTGCGCCGTTGTGGCAGATCCGCCGGCTGGTGCGGGTTGAGGGTGAAGTGATTGGCGTGGATGAATCCTTGCTGTCCGAGGTGACATTCCCGGCGCTGGATATGCGGCGGCTGCGTGAGCTGGGCGGCAATATCCGCGCCATGTGCTGGCGTGATTATCGTGTCCGGCTCAAGGGTAGCGACATCCGCTACCGCGCGGTGCCGGCGGCGCAGACGGAAGCCAGGCTGTTGCAGATTGAAGTCAACGAGCCGGTACTACAGGTGATTCGCCTGTCGAAAGATTTTGAGGACGTGCCGCAGGTGTGGAGCGCGGCATGGTTCTGTAGTGAGAAATATGCGTTGCAGTCGGTCGAGATGATCGGCTGA
- a CDS encoding malate dehydrogenase, producing MKKPVRVAVTGAAGQIGYSLLFRIASGAMLGPDQPVILQLLDITPSLPALNGVVMELDDCAFPLLAGIVQTDDPKVAFKDADIALLVGARPRGPGMERKDLLEANGAIFTAQGRALNEVASRDVKVLVVGNPANTNAYIAMKNAPDLNPANFTAMMRLDHNRALTQIAQKTGNAVTAVKKMTIWGNHSSTQYPDIFHAEVNGKNAAELINDQKWLEAEFIPTVQQRGAAIIKARGLSSAASAANAAIDHIRNWVLGTPEGDWVTMGVPANGEYGYSDIIFGYPVTCKDGKYEIIQGLAVSEFSRSRMDATYKELSEERDAVKHLLA from the coding sequence ATGAAAAAACCCGTACGCGTTGCCGTAACCGGCGCAGCCGGCCAGATCGGCTACAGCCTCCTGTTCCGTATTGCTTCCGGCGCGATGCTGGGCCCGGATCAACCGGTTATTCTGCAATTGCTGGATATCACCCCGTCGCTGCCCGCCCTGAACGGCGTAGTCATGGAACTGGACGACTGCGCATTCCCGCTGCTGGCTGGCATCGTGCAAACCGACGACCCGAAAGTGGCCTTCAAGGATGCTGACATCGCCCTGCTGGTAGGTGCCCGTCCGCGTGGCCCGGGCATGGAACGCAAGGACCTGCTGGAAGCCAACGGCGCCATCTTCACCGCTCAGGGCCGCGCCCTGAACGAAGTCGCCAGCCGCGACGTGAAAGTGCTGGTGGTCGGCAACCCGGCCAACACCAACGCCTACATCGCCATGAAGAACGCACCGGACCTGAACCCGGCCAACTTCACCGCCATGATGCGTCTGGACCACAACCGCGCGTTGACGCAAATTGCCCAGAAGACCGGCAATGCCGTGACCGCCGTGAAGAAGATGACCATCTGGGGCAATCACTCCTCCACCCAGTACCCGGACATCTTCCATGCTGAAGTCAACGGCAAGAACGCCGCTGAACTGATCAACGATCAAAAGTGGCTGGAAGCCGAGTTCATCCCGACCGTGCAACAACGTGGCGCCGCCATTATCAAGGCACGCGGTCTGTCCTCTGCTGCTTCGGCCGCCAACGCCGCCATCGACCACATCCGCAACTGGGTGCTGGGCACACCGGAAGGCGACTGGGTCACCATGGGTGTTCCGGCTAATGGCGAATACGGCTACAGCGACATCATTTTCGGCTACCCGGTTACCTGCAAGGACGGCAAGTACGAAATCATCCAGGGTCTGGCGGTCAGCGAATTCAGCCGCTCGCGGATGGATGCCACGTACAAGGAACTGTCTGAAGAACGTGACGCCGTGAAGCACCTGCTGGCGTAA
- the nagE gene encoding N-acetylglucosamine-specific PTS transporter subunit IIBC has product MNLLGGLQRLGRSLQLPVATLPVAALLLRLGQPDVFNLPFIAEAGGAIFGQLALVFAIGVAVGWSKDDAGAAALAGAVGYLILTKAMVVINKDVNMGVLAGILSGLVAGAMYNRFHAIKLPDWLAFFGGKRFVPIITGLTMLILAGILGYVWPPIQAVIKDAGDWMVSAHALGAAVFATVNRLLIPTGLHQVINALAWFQIGDFTYMKDGVSTVAHGDLNRFFAGDVTAGQFMAGFYPVMMFGLPGAALAMYLAAPKNRRAAVGGLMFSVAFTAFLTGVTEPLEFLFMFLAPGLYFVHALLTGVSAYIATMLDVHAGFSFSAGAIDFVLMSKLPAAKNVSILLIMGAVWFVLYFALFSFFIKAFNLKTPGREDEAPAGEGAAPAPVSGDMGSLASSYIAAVGGVGNLTGIDACITRLRLQVNDSSIVNEAEAKRLGASGLIRLNKQNVQIIVGPKAEMIADGMRRQVGAPAAAPAPAAAAPAPAPKPAAAAPAPVAPVAVPTSSKGLVLVAPLTGNIVPLDQVPDAAFASKAVGEGIAIQPTGKFVVAPASGTLVKIFNSNHAFALVADSGAEIIVHIGIETVKLGGQGFTRLAEQGAHVNAGEPVLELDLEYLAANAQSLISPVVISNSDQFAGLADLASGSVEAGKSALYTVVNK; this is encoded by the coding sequence ATGAACTTGCTGGGCGGATTACAGAGGTTGGGCCGCTCCCTGCAGCTACCAGTTGCAACATTGCCGGTGGCTGCATTGCTTTTGCGGTTGGGACAACCGGACGTGTTCAACCTGCCGTTCATTGCTGAAGCGGGTGGGGCGATCTTCGGGCAATTGGCACTGGTGTTTGCAATTGGTGTAGCGGTGGGCTGGTCCAAGGATGATGCAGGTGCGGCAGCGCTTGCTGGTGCTGTGGGCTATCTGATTCTCACCAAAGCCATGGTCGTGATCAACAAGGACGTCAACATGGGCGTGCTGGCCGGTATTCTGTCCGGTCTGGTCGCGGGGGCCATGTATAACCGTTTCCACGCAATCAAGTTGCCGGACTGGCTGGCCTTCTTTGGCGGCAAACGTTTCGTGCCGATCATTACCGGTTTGACCATGCTGATTCTGGCGGGGATTCTTGGCTATGTCTGGCCACCGATCCAGGCTGTGATCAAGGACGCCGGTGACTGGATGGTCAGCGCGCACGCCCTGGGCGCTGCCGTGTTCGCCACCGTGAACCGTCTGCTGATCCCGACCGGTCTGCATCAAGTGATCAACGCCCTGGCCTGGTTCCAGATTGGCGACTTCACCTATATGAAGGATGGCGTGTCCACCGTTGCCCACGGCGACTTGAACCGCTTCTTCGCTGGTGACGTGACCGCTGGCCAGTTCATGGCAGGTTTCTACCCGGTCATGATGTTTGGTCTGCCGGGCGCCGCGCTGGCCATGTACCTGGCTGCACCGAAGAACCGTCGCGCCGCTGTCGGTGGCCTGATGTTCTCCGTGGCTTTCACTGCGTTCCTGACCGGTGTGACCGAGCCGCTTGAATTCCTGTTCATGTTCCTGGCCCCGGGCCTGTATTTCGTTCACGCCCTGTTGACGGGTGTGTCGGCCTACATTGCCACCATGCTGGATGTACACGCAGGCTTCTCGTTCTCTGCCGGTGCGATCGACTTTGTGCTGATGTCCAAGCTGCCGGCTGCCAAGAACGTCAGCATCCTGCTGATCATGGGCGCGGTCTGGTTTGTACTGTACTTCGCACTGTTCTCCTTCTTCATCAAGGCATTCAATCTGAAGACCCCGGGTCGTGAAGATGAAGCGCCTGCTGGCGAAGGTGCTGCCCCGGCTCCGGTTTCCGGTGACATGGGTTCGCTGGCTTCTTCCTACATTGCTGCTGTAGGTGGTGTTGGCAACCTGACCGGTATCGACGCTTGCATTACCCGTCTGCGTCTGCAAGTGAATGACTCCAGCATCGTGAACGAAGCTGAAGCCAAGCGTCTGGGTGCTTCCGGTCTGATCCGTCTGAACAAGCAAAACGTTCAGATCATTGTCGGGCCGAAGGCTGAAATGATTGCTGACGGTATGCGTCGTCAAGTCGGTGCTCCGGCTGCTGCTCCGGCCCCGGCCGCTGCTGCCCCGGCGCCGGCGCCGAAGCCTGCTGCTGCCGCCCCGGCACCGGTTGCTCCGGTCGCTGTGCCGACATCGTCCAAGGGTCTGGTTCTGGTTGCACCGCTGACCGGTAACATCGTGCCGCTGGATCAAGTGCCGGATGCTGCATTCGCCAGCAAGGCTGTAGGCGAGGGTATTGCCATCCAGCCGACAGGCAAGTTTGTTGTTGCCCCGGCAAGCGGTACGCTGGTCAAGATCTTCAACAGCAACCACGCTTTTGCCCTGGTGGCAGATAGCGGTGCGGAAATCATCGTTCACATCGGTATCGAAACCGTGAAGCTGGGCGGTCAGGGCTTTACCCGCCTGGCTGAGCAAGGCGCTCACGTGAACGCTGGTGAACCGGTGCTGGAACTGGATCTGGAATACCTGGCTGCCAACGCCCAGTCGTTGATCAGCCCGGTGGTGATCAGCAACTCTGACCAGTTCGCTGGTCTGGCTGATCTGGCTTCCGGTTCGGTTGAAGCTGGCAAGTCTGCGCTGTACACCGTTGTGAACAAGTAA
- the dapA gene encoding 4-hydroxy-tetrahydrodipicolinate synthase, protein MLTGSLVALVTPMKDDGALDFDRLRQFVDWHIAQGTDGLVAVGTTGESPTVDVEEHVEIIRVVVEQAAGRVPVIAGTGANSTREAIHLSKKARDVGAQYGLSVVPYYNKPTQEGLFQHFKAIAEESGLPTLLYNVPGRTVADMNNDTVLRLAQLPGIVGLKDATGNLERAADLFKRAPKDFGLYSGDDASSLAFLLLGGHGVISVTANVAPRQMHDLCVAAAAGRIADARAINDALQDLHKHLFVEANPIPVKWALEEMGLIGSGIRLPLTRLSESAQPVVRKALHAAGLQ, encoded by the coding sequence ATGCTGACAGGTAGTCTGGTTGCGCTCGTGACCCCGATGAAGGACGACGGCGCTCTTGATTTTGATCGTTTGAGGCAGTTCGTTGACTGGCACATCGCGCAGGGTACTGACGGCCTTGTCGCTGTTGGCACCACCGGTGAGTCTCCGACCGTGGATGTAGAAGAACACGTAGAGATCATCCGTGTCGTGGTCGAACAGGCCGCCGGCCGCGTTCCGGTGATTGCCGGCACCGGCGCCAACTCCACCCGCGAAGCAATCCACCTGTCGAAAAAGGCCCGCGACGTCGGCGCGCAGTACGGCCTGTCGGTGGTGCCCTACTACAACAAGCCCACCCAGGAAGGCCTGTTCCAGCATTTCAAGGCCATTGCTGAAGAGTCCGGCCTGCCTACCCTGCTTTACAATGTGCCCGGCCGTACCGTGGCCGACATGAATAATGACACCGTGCTGCGTCTGGCCCAGTTGCCGGGCATCGTCGGCCTCAAGGATGCCACCGGCAATCTTGAGCGTGCAGCCGACCTGTTCAAGCGCGCGCCCAAAGACTTTGGCCTGTACAGCGGCGATGACGCCTCTTCACTGGCCTTCTTGCTGCTGGGTGGCCATGGCGTGATTTCGGTGACTGCCAACGTGGCGCCGCGCCAGATGCATGATCTGTGTGTTGCTGCAGCCGCTGGCCGCATTGCCGATGCCCGTGCCATCAACGATGCCCTGCAGGACCTGCATAAACATCTGTTCGTAGAAGCCAACCCGATCCCGGTTAAATGGGCACTGGAAGAAATGGGTCTGATCGGCAGCGGTATCCGCTTGCCGCTGACGCGCCTTTCTGAAAGTGCGCAGCCCGTGGTGCGCAAGGCACTGCACGCCGCCGGCCTGCAATAA
- the bamC gene encoding outer membrane protein assembly factor BamC: MKNVFRLMPLVAVLAAAGCTSVDQMPFQSKVDYRSGSDNLSTNTLEVPPDLSAPNNTNAFVVPGKTIAGTTTAKTAAPAPAAAAATTTAAVAASAPAVAPVANTEEANIAKASTVSANQPARLVQAGSQRWLVVQGDPAKLWPEVRQFWLDNGFLLTTDNPSIGIMETDWQENRANLPQDIVTRMLRKIADGVISTGLLDRFRTRVEQGTEPGTVEIFLTHQGMKEVYKDNGSDSPRNGGSAGGDPSVQTVWTPRPEDPELEAQMLALMLQKFGMPAQQAQQVVAAPVKVPDGASLIENNTALSVNDTYDRAWRRVGLALDRTGYVVFDRNRTEGTYYVKQAEADIGKEEKGDSFMNKLAFWKKTDPNAGVAKQSEFQVLLKQEVNTIRVSVTGKDGKPADAKVVYDILSKLQTQLK, from the coding sequence ATGAAAAACGTGTTTCGCCTGATGCCCCTTGTTGCCGTGCTGGCAGCAGCGGGTTGTACTTCTGTTGACCAGATGCCGTTCCAGAGCAAGGTTGATTACCGTTCCGGCAGTGACAACCTTTCGACCAACACACTGGAAGTGCCGCCCGATCTGAGCGCGCCGAACAACACCAACGCTTTCGTGGTACCGGGCAAGACCATTGCCGGCACCACAACAGCCAAGACCGCCGCCCCGGCCCCGGCCGCAGCAGCAGCGACCACCACGGCTGCTGTCGCCGCCAGCGCACCGGCCGTCGCCCCGGTGGCGAACACCGAAGAAGCCAACATCGCCAAGGCCTCCACCGTCTCTGCCAATCAGCCGGCCCGTCTGGTCCAGGCTGGCTCGCAGCGCTGGCTGGTTGTCCAGGGCGATCCGGCCAAACTGTGGCCGGAAGTGCGCCAGTTCTGGCTGGATAACGGCTTCTTGCTGACTACCGACAATCCGTCGATCGGCATCATGGAAACAGACTGGCAGGAAAACCGCGCCAATCTGCCGCAAGACATCGTGACCCGCATGCTGCGCAAGATTGCCGACGGCGTGATCTCTACCGGCCTGCTGGACCGCTTCCGCACCCGTGTAGAGCAAGGCACCGAGCCGGGCACCGTGGAAATCTTCCTGACCCATCAGGGCATGAAGGAAGTCTACAAAGACAACGGCAGCGACAGCCCGCGTAACGGTGGCAGTGCTGGCGGCGATCCGAGCGTCCAGACCGTCTGGACTCCGCGTCCGGAAGATCCGGAACTGGAAGCCCAGATGCTGGCACTGATGCTGCAGAAGTTCGGCATGCCGGCACAGCAAGCGCAACAGGTTGTGGCCGCACCGGTCAAAGTACCGGATGGTGCATCGCTGATTGAGAACAACACGGCACTGAGCGTGAACGACACGTATGACCGTGCATGGCGCCGCGTGGGCCTGGCGCTGGACCGCACCGGTTACGTGGTGTTCGATCGCAACCGGACCGAAGGCACTTACTACGTGAAGCAGGCCGAAGCCGATATCGGCAAGGAAGAGAAAGGCGACAGCTTCATGAACAAGCTGGCTTTCTGGAAGAAGACCGACCCGAATGCCGGCGTCGCCAAGCAATCCGAATTCCAGGTGCTGCTCAAGCAGGAAGTCAACACGATCCGTGTGAGCGTGACGGGCAAGGACGGCAAGCCGGCCGATGCCAAAGTTGTGTACGACATCCTCTCCAAGCTGCAAACCCAGCTCAAGTAA
- a CDS encoding phosphatidylglycerophosphatase A family protein — protein MGKSGAVPADWRFCFSHPAHFIALGFGSGVAPKAPGTFGSLAAIPLYAAMLYLWPPIFILSVTALVFVIGWWAASKTGHDLGVHDHGAIVIDEIVAMWLVLLVVPVNFWWWIAAFAAFRLFDIWKPWPIRWFDAKVPGGLGVMVDDIVAAFYAVVVLLLAQMLLLRG, from the coding sequence ATGGGAAAGAGCGGAGCCGTCCCGGCGGACTGGCGTTTCTGTTTCAGCCATCCGGCGCATTTCATTGCGCTGGGTTTTGGTAGCGGCGTAGCGCCAAAAGCGCCGGGCACGTTCGGCTCGCTGGCTGCCATCCCTTTGTACGCCGCCATGTTGTATCTGTGGCCGCCCATTTTCATTTTGTCGGTGACTGCGCTGGTCTTCGTGATCGGCTGGTGGGCTGCCAGCAAAACCGGGCACGACCTTGGGGTACATGATCACGGCGCAATCGTGATCGATGAAATCGTCGCCATGTGGCTGGTGTTGCTGGTGGTGCCGGTCAATTTCTGGTGGTGGATCGCCGCGTTTGCCGCTTTTCGTCTGTTTGATATCTGGAAACCATGGCCGATTCGCTGGTTTGATGCAAAAGTGCCGGGCGGTCTTGGCGTGATGGTGGACGATATCGTGGCGGCGTTTTATGCCGTGGTGGTATTGCTGCTGGCGCAGATGCTGTTGTTGCGCGGTTGA
- the thiL gene encoding thiamine-phosphate kinase — translation MNEFDLIKRYFNPATQPAVADLGIGDDAALLTPRAGCQQAISVDMLVSGRHFFADVDPWRLGYKSLAVNLSDLAAMGAVPRWFTLALALPAADTAWLDAFSRGLFHLAQLHGVELVGGDTTRGPLTISIQIAGEVETGTALTRCGASDGDDVWVSGVLGAAAAAVAQRTDALQLAPEMLARCLDRLEMPTPRVALGRALRGLASACLDVSDGIVGDLGHICERSGLRAELFAESLPVDPVLGALPLATQQKLALAGGDEYELCFCAPATRREQILHLALEHDLPLTRVGRMLAPLAGAQAVQLVDGQGAALAFSHGAFDHFGA, via the coding sequence GTGAACGAGTTCGACCTCATCAAGCGTTATTTCAACCCGGCCACCCAGCCCGCTGTGGCGGATCTGGGGATCGGGGATGACGCCGCCTTGCTCACGCCCCGCGCTGGTTGCCAGCAAGCCATTTCGGTCGACATGCTGGTCAGCGGCCGGCATTTCTTTGCCGACGTTGACCCTTGGCGGCTGGGTTACAAATCGCTGGCGGTCAATCTGTCTGATCTGGCGGCCATGGGGGCGGTGCCACGCTGGTTTACCCTGGCGCTGGCCCTGCCTGCGGCCGACACCGCCTGGCTGGACGCCTTCAGCCGCGGCTTGTTTCATCTGGCGCAATTGCACGGGGTGGAACTGGTCGGTGGGGATACCACGCGCGGGCCGCTCACCATCAGTATCCAGATTGCCGGCGAGGTCGAAACCGGCACCGCATTAACACGGTGCGGTGCCAGTGATGGCGACGATGTCTGGGTGTCTGGCGTGCTGGGGGCCGCAGCCGCGGCCGTGGCGCAGCGTACTGATGCACTGCAGCTGGCGCCCGAAATGCTGGCGCGCTGTCTTGACCGGCTGGAAATGCCCACGCCCCGTGTGGCCCTGGGCCGTGCCTTGCGTGGCCTGGCCAGCGCGTGCCTTGATGTCTCTGACGGCATCGTGGGCGATCTGGGCCATATCTGCGAGCGTTCCGGGTTGCGGGCGGAGTTGTTTGCCGAGTCGCTGCCGGTTGATCCGGTCCTTGGCGCATTGCCGCTGGCCACGCAGCAAAAGCTGGCACTGGCCGGGGGCGATGAGTACGAACTGTGTTTCTGTGCGCCTGCGACGCGGCGCGAACAGATTCTCCATCTGGCGCTGGAGCACGACTTGCCCTTGACCAGGGTTGGCCGTATGCTCGCCCCGCTGGCGGGTGCGCAAGCAGTGCAACTGGTCGATGGCCAGGGCGCTGCGCTCGCTTTCAGCCACGGCGCATTCGATCATTTTGGCGCATAG
- the nusB gene encoding transcription antitermination factor NusB: MSEVNQPGADAPKKPPKSARRRSREFAMQGLYQWQLTGESIPAIERFLKESSPYFVKADEGLFKSILVGGIQSNAALTEALKPHVDRDFEEVSPVERAILYVGAQEIINMPETPYPVIINEAIELAKTFGGTDGHRFVNGVLDKLAAEVRPVEVEAIRAKRAR; this comes from the coding sequence ATGAGCGAAGTGAACCAGCCGGGCGCGGACGCGCCGAAGAAGCCGCCGAAGTCGGCCCGTCGCCGCTCCCGCGAATTTGCCATGCAAGGCTTGTACCAGTGGCAACTGACGGGTGAATCCATCCCCGCTATCGAGCGCTTCCTGAAAGAAAGCAGCCCGTACTTCGTCAAGGCCGACGAAGGCTTGTTCAAGTCCATCCTGGTGGGTGGCATCCAGAGCAATGCAGCGCTGACTGAAGCCCTGAAGCCGCACGTGGACCGTGACTTTGAAGAAGTCAGCCCGGTCGAGCGCGCCATTCTGTACGTGGGCGCGCAGGAAATCATCAACATGCCGGAAACCCCGTACCCGGTCATCATCAACGAAGCGATCGAGCTGGCCAAAACCTTTGGCGGTACCGATGGCCACCGTTTTGTGAACGGCGTGCTGGACAAGCTGGCCGCCGAAGTGCGCCCGGTCGAAGTGGAAGCCATCCGCGCCAAACGCGCACGTTGA
- the ribH gene encoding 6,7-dimethyl-8-ribityllumazine synthase, translating into MSINPSIPFIAPDFNGEGLRIAIVMARFNTPVCEGLRDACLAELKKLGVKDEDLLLTTVPGALEIPLVLQSLAESDQYDALIALGAVIRGETYHFELVSNESGAGVTRIGLDAGIPIANAILTTETDEQAEVRVQEKGTDAARVAVEMANLQKALRA; encoded by the coding sequence ATGTCGATCAATCCATCGATTCCGTTTATTGCACCCGACTTCAATGGAGAAGGGCTGCGCATTGCCATCGTCATGGCGCGTTTCAATACACCGGTGTGCGAAGGCCTGCGTGATGCATGTCTGGCTGAACTGAAAAAACTGGGCGTCAAAGACGAAGACCTGCTGCTGACCACTGTACCTGGCGCGCTGGAAATCCCGCTGGTATTGCAGTCTCTGGCTGAATCGGACCAATACGATGCATTGATCGCGCTGGGCGCGGTGATCCGCGGTGAAACCTACCATTTTGAACTGGTTTCCAACGAGTCTGGCGCGGGCGTGACCCGTATTGGTCTTGATGCCGGTATCCCGATTGCCAACGCGATCCTGACGACCGAAACCGACGAGCAAGCTGAAGTGCGCGTGCAGGAAAAGGGCACCGATGCTGCCCGTGTTGCCGTGGAAATGGCCAATCTGCAAAAGGCGTTGCGAGCATGA